The nucleotide window CCCAAGAATGCAAACTCCGGAAAACCAAGGGCAGTGCAGCGCCAAGATATTTACTTAGCCAGTGAGTGTGCTTCCGTCCCCCTGGAAGACAGTCTCAGATTTCCTCAGGGCACTGGAGCCTTGCAGAGTCCAGCCAGCTGCTTCTGTATATAAAGAGAGTGGTCCCTGCAGCCTTCACAGTCAACCCACCCAGCCACCCAGGCATCTGAGAGAAAGCTAGGGGAAGCACCATCTACCATTCCCGTCCTGGGGTCTCAGGATGACCAAACTGTCCCCACTATAAACAGCACCAAACTAATTTAGGGGTGGGGTGAAAGGGTACATTCCCCCAGACCTTCCCAAAGGGAAGAAAGCTATAACAGACAGAAACACACCAGAGCCatcaaaaatacacaaaactgggacttccctggtggcgcagttgttaagaatccacctgccaatgctggggacacgggttcgagccctggtccgggaaggtcccacatgccagggagcaagtaagcccgtgtgccacaactactgaagtctgcgcacctagagcccgtgctccacaacaagagaagcaaccgcaatgagaagcctgcgcactgcaacgaagagtagcccccgctcgccgcagctaaagcccgtgcgcagcaacaaagacccaacgcagccaaaaataaaaataaacaaaattttaaaaaaagagtacccAGGAAACTTCCAATGcatttgtaacttaaaaaaataataatacacaaAACCACTTATACAAACTGTGAACGGCACAATTCTGTTTGTTCTGCCACAGTACAAAAATGGCAAGTTtttcatccagatagaaaataaaaacgaAGAAAAAATTATCAGCACTCTGATATGAATCAACCCATGATGATACTTTCAATACGCCATTCTCTACCTACCTGATGGTCTGGTCCCCTGCCTCCAGCAGTAAGTCGTTCTCATCTAGGCTTCTGTTAACTCTGTATCTCCTGCATCTTGGGGGttcaagaagcaaaactgtcGTCTCTCTGACCATCCCAATTTCCGACCCCGAGCTTCCATCTGGGCCTTCTGGGGTTCTCACTTCCTCAAGCAGTGCATGACGTCATCCAATATCCATCTTCACAGGTCCTCTTTGTCCCACGGCCCCTCTGGGTCCATCAGGTTCTCTGCATGCTCAAGGCCTGGGCACCTTTTGCCAGATGGTCCTGACTGCCTAGAAGAACCAACATCTATCAGTCTCTGGGGACCTAACTCCCCAGGGACACACCAAGAAGCAGGGCTCATCATTCCATCTGCTTTTAGCGTctccagatctctctctctcttctctccatcttccttCTCATAgcccagggaattttttttttttttggcctggggAAAATTCTTTCTTCCCAAATGTCTACAAGATTCATAGTCTGTTGGCCCCAAACTCCCTTGcctccttaccaaaaaaaaattttttttaatttaaaaatccctttttgtaaaaccaaaactaaaaaaatttctTGGCTGTTTTCGACTCTGTCACATGCCTCCACTAAGGCAATGAGCCTGCTTGCACggagagagggcaggagagaAATGAGGGTATATCTGAAATGTCATCCAGCCACACGATAAACAcgtttttcctctcttttccatCACCCAAGATTTTTAAAGTGGTCAGCTGTGGTTTCTTTCCTGGTAAATGATATTGTCTGAAAGAAACGCCAGAATAAGAGTTTCTCTTCTGTCCCTCCGAACAGTCCCTTCGTGCCTCTATTTCTCCAGCAGCCTCTGCCCACTTCTGTCCCTCTCCCTGGTCCCTCCTTTTCTGTCCCATGGCTGCCTCTTCCAGCCTGACTTGTGCATTCTGAGAGAAGCTGGCCGGAAGTCACCATTGCCCCCCCAGCCAAGAGAAACAGTAGCACCAAAGGCTCAGGTGCGTCCCTCAAAATGTGTTAGCCTGCAATGCCCTGTCCCCATCCCTGCACCTGCCCCAAGTCAATACATTCTCTGAGCACTTTCTGATTCCCACATCCCAAAATACCTTTTCAGCCTGCATCTTACTTTGCCTCTCTCTAGAAGAGATGGCCACTCCCTCTTCCTTAAAACTCTCTTCTCCTTAGATTTGGCTTGAGTGGTGCCTACACTCACCtggtttttctcctcctctgccaCAGCCTGCCCTTGGGATCCGATCCTTCCGTTTACCCTGTAATCGCTAACGCTCCCCAGGGCGCTGTCCTTGGCCCTCTTCTATTCCACAAGCCCTCGCTGAACAAGCTCAACCTCCCTCAACGCTGCAATGCCTGCCAAAACCTCAAAAATCCCCAAAACagtcccctctcccttccccttccaccTCCTTCCCCCCACACCGCCCCCTGATTCCAGACACATGTTTACAACGGCCTAGAAAAGGAAAAGCCAGAGAGAGGATAAGAGTGCTCATTTCCTACGTTGGAAAGAGTGTCAGGACCACAGAGCAGACCACGACCACCAAATGGGTAGACTCCAACTCCATACAAGAGAGACTTTTTCAACAAGTACCACCACCCAGCAATGAATGGGCTCCTTCTgaggtaattattttattttttggccatgctgtgcggcatgcgggatcttagtgccccaaccagggatcaaaactgtgccccctgcaatggacgcacggagtcataaccactggacctccagggaagtccctaccttgtTCTTTCATCACCAGCTTGGGATGTTGTCAGTCAACCCTAAACACAGCCTGGGCAAATACTGCACCATTACTGAAGAAGACTGAATTTGTGCcagtatttactgaatgttttCATGCTGGGCTCCATGCTATGAAACAGGGATGCTGAGGAGTAAGATGTGGTCCTGCCTTCAAAGAGCACTCACCCTAAGGAGGGAGGTGGACCCGTAAGCCGCTGATTGCAGCAGAGGGAGCCAAGTGTTAGGACATTTATCAGAGAGAATGGGGAAGACTAGGCAGAGGAGGCAACTCTGTTTTAGGATAACAGCTTGTCTTTAAATACCTCATTGCAAAAtctatattaaaataacaaaaatataaaagcaaactgCCGACACCTCCACTGTCTAATCAAATTGTTTCCATTTGTCCATATTAATCCTTATCACTTACATATGCCATTTTTTCATGTTTCCAGTATAATCAGAGTGGTTTTATAGTCTATATTTTCACTTATTATATCATTAGTATTTTTCCACGtccctactttctttttcttacttgcaCTTCACCCCCCTTCACCCCACTTAACTCCCCAGGCTGTGAACCAGTGTTCACAGCCTGGGGAGTTACCCATCTCCATCCTTCTCTGTTTGATCCATCCTAGGAGGGGCACCAGAACGATACCTAAATCAGAACAATTGACtagcccctccccccttttcttgCTCTCCTGACACACACAACTTTTGGCTGTGAAAGCCATTCTAATGTCTTTAACTCTAAGAGAATATTGCTGGAAAGAACCAGGAGGAACTGCAAAGAGTAACTTTTGAAAAGCAGGAGAGTCTAAATTCACAACCATTCCATGGATCCCAGCAGCGGCAGCTTGTAAATTTTCTTTGCTCAGATACTCATGCACGTGTACTTTCCTTACTCTTTCTTCCGTCCCTCCCTCTGACATACGTGTAATCTCCCCACCTCGTGACTTCTGCTTTTACTCAGTTTCAGCTGCCTCATAATTGCACATGGGCCGACGTAACCTGTCCATAACACCACCTTTCTATTTGGCAGCTCTGCCACGCTCCTCAAGCCCTCAGTGTTTCTTAGCTCAATTTCTCAAGTTCCTCTTTTCACGTCAGACACGCTCATGGTCTAATCAGCCATGGCACTGGGAGGAGTAAAGCAAGAGTGGTGTGGGGATGTGGTCTACGACTGTCTCTCCAGCAAGGACAGCGGAAGGgaccatttttttctccctaggaCAACCTTGGCCATGAGGGCTCCTCACAGCCAAAGCTACTGCCCTCCCTCATAAGGTGCTGCCTTATTCACACATTTTATGGGGTCTCTGAAAAATAGCTTAAATGGTTAATTGTTCATTTAACTGCCGTGGATTTCAGGTCTGAAACTTTTTCTTGATTCAGCTTCAATACGGAGGCAGGGAGGTAAGAAGCAATCCCTAGCCTGCCCAAGAGGCAACGGTGACATGGTCTGGTGTGTCACAGACCTGCCGAGGTGTGGTCCCCAGGTCCCACCTccaggctcacacacacacacacacacacacacacacacaaacacacacgggCAACCATGGGAACAGACTTCAGAGTCATGTGAGGGTTCAGGTCACATTTCTGCCgtttcctggctgtgtgatctgggAGAGGTCAAAACATTTTGagccttattttcctcatctcccaaatgaggttaaaaaaaaaatttaagtgacaTGTAAGtaattgtaaggattaaaagGTTAAATGGAAAGTAGAGTGTAAAATCCTTTCATGCCAACTGAGGGCTATACAACTGCTGGTTTAATTAATTTGCCATTTCATTTTCCAGCCTACAGAAAGTCCTTGTTAACTAAGTAAATGGTCAATTTTCCATCAACAGGAATAGCAGTCAGCCACAAAGTCACCAGTGTCTCTTGGGTTCCAATCTCTGGTCAATAGGGCCAGATCTACAGAGGCAAAAACTAAAGTATCGTTTTCTTTCACAGAGTAGTTTCATCTCAGACAACATCAATCCTGAAAATGTAAGTGAGGGGCTTTAAATGAAGGAGTGAGGCTTTGCTCAGAAGTATCTAATGAAAAAGGGGGTTAAAAAAGTAGGCAAAAGCATGCtggtttttttttctacttttatttataaagaaCACCATTCCTTCCCGACACAGACATAAACACTCACACATTCCAAGGAGGAgctcattaaaaacaacaacaacaacagaactgGGGGACAGAGGACCTTATTTAACACCAGTCTGTGTGCCCGACTCGGGGATCACTGGGAATGTTTCCTCAGATATGACATCTCACCTCAAAGAAAGGAGACGTTGACCTGGAGGGCCCACCCACTCACCAGGCAAAAGCTACGCCCTCAGTCTTCGGCATCATCAAACTGTCCCGTTTCAAAGACCATCTTGGAATAATGGGGTATCAGTGGAGGTGGATGGTGCCAACTGGGGTCATAGATCATGTCTCCTTGCGGGGCACAGCACACCCAGGGTCTGACCTCTTGAGAAAGGCAACCCTGGATGTCGTCAGCATCTGCAGGCAgttttaaaagacagattaaaggaaggagggagagtgaAAAGAGAGAGCCAAAAATGTCTAGGGGACAGACACTTGCACTGTCTTTGCTTaaacacacgcacgcacgcgcacacagacacagacacagacacacagacacacacacacacacagtcctccTTTGGTGGAGAATCCCAAGCACCTTCACTCGGACGCCACCCACAGTCCTGCTTCTCAGACACCGGTTCCTAGCAGCGCAGAGGAAGCAACTGGTGAACAGAGCACTTCTGTCTGCAGCCGCTGGATTCACACAAAGATATTTGGAGATGGTAACATTGTTTCAATGTTAAAACTGACCAATACATTATATAATGAAATGCAAAACTGGCACTTTTTTCCCCCCCATATGAAACAGGAGCTGTCACAGAAATTTCAGACCTATGAGAGCTATCAGGCTAAGCTCATGGATGTGGGTCCCTCTTCCAAACTGTTGAGGGGTTAACGTGTAGGAGGGTCTCAGAAGCCTGGCCTAGGACCCCAAAAACCCCACACCTACCATACGGATTCCCTTGATCTGCTTTCAACTCCAAGTCCCAGTCCTCGTTAAAAAGATCAGCAGCCTGTTCCCTGGGTGGACAGCCAGACACCCCTTCTGACAGCTCCCAGGGACTCGGTTCCCCATCAGAATCCTCGTCATCCACAGCAAAGCCTTCCTCTTCACAATGGGTGCCCTCACCATGGGCAGGACTATCATGAGGGATGCTCTGTGCTCCACTGGCTAAGAAATCGACAAAAGGAAGAAGGTCTTAAAAAATAACTGGCAGACCAGAGAGGGCCTAGTCGTGCACTCGGGAGATTTTTGGCAGACTTACTAAGAGGGCAGCAGTAACAAGTGTGCAGAGTTCCTCAGCCACCGGAGCGCTTATTTAAAAACTGTTGTTCTGTTTCCAGTTTTAGAAGTAGGGTTGATCATTTACTTTCAATAAGATGTTTCGCCTTAAATAAGGCCGTTAATTACCAGCTCTTTTCATTCACATGAGAAGGCAGGCACAGTTTATGTTTTCAGGTAGTTTAAATGTCACTGAGGCAAAGGGCCTCTGGCAGATGATAAGCTTTCACAATACAGACCTCCTTGGTCTCTCCCAACACccaccccaggctctgctgcctaCTTGCCTAGTCGATCCGCGGccttctcagtctctctctcctgACCGGAGTGGCCAGCTGGGGCAAAAGCAGCCTGCGGGAAGAAGAAACAATTACCCAGGACTTGGATATCTCGGGTATGGCCAGTATTTCAGCCCCACACCCACCCTTCCATACCCTCCTTTGTGAGGCTGGGGCAAGGACTCTGCCACCCACATTTCTGCTGTGCCTTGTTCGACTGGGCCTTGCTGCTTCCTCTTCCTGTCAGCATCACCCCTGCCAGCAGGATCGCCTGTCTTCCTAGAGTGGCCACTGAATCCAGTGTACAGTTTGCCAGCACGTGCAGAGCCAGCCTCCTCTCGAGCCCTCTCTAGAGCAGCCTCAGTCTCGGGCCCGCAGGATCCCTCCTCCAAGCTCGGAGACTAGCACTAGCCGGGACAGTACCCCCTCCTCAGAGGTTGGAATTTCAGCTCCCTGCAAAGCCTCTCCTCTGAGCTTGTACATTTCAGTCATTCCAACCTCACCGCTTTGTTCCGTCAGCCCTAGGGCTGGTCGCTGTTTCCCCGCAGGGGCTACCTCCCTGTTTTTAGCTTTTCAGTTACTTAACTTTTTGTCTAGTTAACAGCTCCTTTATCAAATTCTCTGTCTCCTGACTGACACATGGGGACAACAGAGCTTCAGTTGTTAAAGGGAAATCGTCTTCTCCCATAGCCACCCATATGCTTCTCTGCTCCCATCACTCAAAAGTTCCTGAAATCCTATCACCTGTTAAGACCTCTTTCTAAGTGGCATGAGAAATGTTCACAGCCTGCATGAGAAGACCTGATTTCAATCCCATTCATTCAGTGTGTACCCTGGACAAATCACTTCAGCCACCACACCTGGGTTTCCTTCTCTGGAAATTGGGGATGACTGTTCTGACCTTGCAGGAGGTTTATAATGAGGTAACATTTATGAAAACACCTAGCACACAGCAGGAATATAACATCTGTTGAATTGAAATCCACCTTCTTTGCCCCTACATCTAAACTGCGTTTGGCACCTGCCCCAATCAGTTCATGATCTAGTCCTACCTGGATTTAATGAGTCAATTCCATCTCCTGTAGTCAGCGACAACTCCTGGTCACTCCTGCCGACCAGTAGTGGGACCTCTCATCTCTTCCACCGCAAGAGCTCCCTAACTGCCTTCCCACTCACCCATCTTGCGCAGCCTTACACGCTTAATGACTCCTCTGATGAAAAACACAACAGGCCTCCACTGCTGGAGCACAAAATACGCCGTGGCATCCACACCTCCCCCTCACGTTCCATCAACCTGTGCAGCATAGTTCTCTCTCCCAGCTCCGGGACCCAAGCTCCCAGCCATTTGCCCCGCATTTCTTCATCTCCACGCCTTTGCCAGGACCACCATCGTCTCATCTTGGAGAGAAAGCGCACAAACCTTCCTGCTCTGCTCTGACAAAATTAGTTTCATCCTACCTGCACCCCAAAGTAATTTTCCTTATAAGCTTATCactacatttttcatattttggttAACATATGATATCTTTGATGCTTAGACAAGCATTCCATTCCTCCATCCAATTAATATGTGTGTCTAcggtgccaggcactatgctaggcgCCGGATTTACAGCACTAAACAGAGGGTTcctaccctcaaggagctcacccTCTAACACGGATTGCTGACTGTAAACAAGGGCAGATGACTGTAATAACGGTCTCTGAAAAGCCAGGAGCTGTCTGGCGCGCAAATGAAAACAAGTTTCTGGAAACCCTGCGTCAAACGCGGCCTTTTGGTTTCAGTGAAGAGAAAAGGCGAGAGCGCATGAGACATCATCTGGTGCTCAGGCTTAGCTGAGCATCCCCACCAAGGGACACGGACCCTTCAGGGAAAGTCGCCCTCCTCGCTGCCCTCACctggccccagcccaggccccccAGTAGCGGCTCCAGCTCTGGGTCAGCAGCATCACCTCCCATTTAGCAAGGACGCACAGGCGTCCTGCGGCCGACAGCCAGCCCTCCCGGCCCGGCGAGCCCACCCACGTCCTCGGGGTGCCGCGCCCCACAGCCCGGCCGTTTCCAGCTCGGGCGCGCGCCCAAACGGCGGGGCTGCAGAAGGCGGGTCCGAGGCGCTTCCCCGGCTCCCCGCGGCCCCCGCCCAGCCCGCCCCGCGAGCCCGCCCCGCGAGCCCCGCAACTTCCCGCCCCGGGCCGCAGGTGGTAGCCGCGCCCAGGCCCCGCGCCGCGCTCACCCCCGGGCTGGGGGGCGCCTCCCGCGTGCTCAGCAGCGGCAGACCCGGCGGCGGCTTCGCCGCCCCCAGCGCCGGGGCCCCAGCGGTCTGAGAGTCCATGCCCAACGGCCCGCAGCTCGGCGCCCAGGACGCCGCTCGACCACGTGACACGCCGGCCTGGCTGCCAGCCGGAGGATACGCCGCGGCGGGCCAATCAGCCGGGGGTGCTcccggccgggggcggggcgcagGGGTCACGAGGAAGCCGGGGCCGGGACAAGGGGCGGGACGGAGCACGGGGCGGAGCGCGCTCGACTGAGAAAGCCCCCGTCCCTACCTACCGGTCCCGGAATCTGATTTTTGTAGCTCCTGACGATGCAGATCCCAGGGCTAGACAACTAGCTGGGTCTGGAATGCCAAGTGTTATCCCTACCCCACCACACTGCGCATGCTTCCGCttcaaaaactgttagaattgtTGATTACCCGCGTCTACCTGACAGTGTATAAAACTGAGCTCTCAAAACTTTTCATGCAACTGTAGCTCTAACCCCATTTCACTCTTTTCTCTAAACAGGTTTCTCTAGAACTCGGTCTGGAATTAGACTGTAACTCACCCACAAATGGATGAGACAACTCAGGAGCCCAGTGATTCCCCACCTTGAGTTAATGTCAGTTCTTAAAGTTAACCCATTAGTAACCAGGTTAGATGATCAAAACAGACTCTTGAAACGTTCCAGACACCCTATAGGCTATGACAATTGGTCAGAGTAAGCCTAAACATTCTGTGCTGGGCCGGTACAGTCTCACCTGGGCGCCGATACCAGCAGAGGTTAGGCAGTGCCTGGGCTGGGGATAAACCAAACTCTAAAGACAGctttccctgcccttccctgaACTGTCTGAACTCCAGTAACAAATCTGCTCAAGGTGTGATAATCATGTTAACCTTTAAATAGCAGAAAACCTGGAAGCTGGGAGTCCTTGCTCACCAGGCCACCTTATGACAATCTGAGACATTAGCCTATTCCTTCATCTCCCTCAAAGAGTGTGTTGTTTATACatatgcatttgaaaaaatttagcCTAACagttcatacatttttttctctacgTAGACTTTCCTACAAGGAAGAGAATGTGACCAATCAATGTGTGTTCTGTTCTGACCCATGAGTTAGTTTCCCCAAATCTAACTGGATCTAGGTCAAGTGTCCAATAGAACCTTATTTGATGGTGGGAATAAAAGTTCTGTTATCTGTGATGTTCAGTATGGTAACCAGGCGGCTCGTTGAACACTTGAAAATGTGGCCAGTGTAAACAAGAAACTGAATTATCTAATTTCAATACATTTAAGTTCCCACACATGGCTGGAAGCCACCCTAACAGTGCAGCTCTGCAACTGGCTACATGCATTTTCATTACCTGCAATGGTGAGAACCGGGTACAGGGTGTGATGACCCCAGGGTGACCCACCTTCATAGCCTTGCTTTAAGGcagaggtccccaacccccgggccacggaccagtaccagtccgtggcctgttaggaaccaggccacacagcaggaggtgagcagcgggccagcgagcgaagcttcacccTCTCACCTGtgtttacagctgctccccattgctcgcattaccacctgagctccacctcctgtcagatcagcagcggcattagattctcataggaacctactgtgaactgtgcatgtgagggatctaggttgtgcgctccttatgagaatctaatgcctgatgatctgaggtggagcggAGGTGGCGATGCTAGCGctagggagtggctgcaaattatcattagcagaaaggtttgactgcacagagaccgtaataaatcagttgcttgcaggctcatatcaaaaccctatcagtgagtggcaagtgacaagctGCATCTTACGGAGTAGACATAAGCCACACACTTCGcatgtcactgtctcccatcaccccctgatgggaccatctagttgtaggaaaacaagctcagggatCTCACTGATTCGGCATTATGGTgagctgtataattatttcattatatattacaatgtaataataatagaaataaagtgcacaataaatgtaatgcgcttgaatcatcccgaaaccacccccccccgcccccgtccgtggaagaactgtcttccacaaaaccggtccctggtgccgaaGAGGCCGGGGACTGCTGCTTCAAGGAATCACCCACCACCCTCTTTACTCTTATCTCTTATGTGCAACATGTATctctttcctaaaataaaaaagcccTTTAAGGATTTAAATGTTGAACTTCCTGGGACTTAACGGAGTGGAGAAAgaggagatttttcttattttaaaacaaatgacaCACAAACACCATTTTGGGTACAAAAGTTCATAATAAAGATGCCCTAAAATAGACTCTAATATTCATAggaatttaatatataataaaggtaGTATTACAAATCAGCGGAGACAAAAATGGCTACAAACAGTGTTGTGGAAAATTTAGTTAACTGCA belongs to Eubalaena glacialis isolate mEubGla1 chromosome 19, mEubGla1.1.hap2.+ XY, whole genome shotgun sequence and includes:
- the COPRS gene encoding coordinator of PRMT5 and differentiation stimulator encodes the protein MDSQTAGAPALGAAKPPPGLPLLSTREAPPSPGAAFAPAGHSGQERETEKAADRLASGAQSIPHDSPAHGEGTHCEEEGFAVDDEDSDGEPSPWELSEGVSGCPPREQAADLFNEDWDLELKADQGNPYDADDIQGCLSQEVRPWVCCAPQGDMIYDPSWHHPPPLIPHYSKMVFETGQFDDAED